One genomic segment of Arcobacter porcinus includes these proteins:
- a CDS encoding UvrD-helicase domain-containing protein → MQLTKEQETIVNSSLKSFKINAVAGSGKTTTLLLYAQKNPNLRILYLAYNKSLQVSILDKLREFQVPNLTTSTIHSFIYKRTRALNYNLTNELKTNVLDRLISYYEFDTNNNSYYASNEYLALLRDLVNFYCNSRLKELDLKLLENFIKQSDFVAKTLELLNKNEEKLLEHLKVVLKAMKTRQIDATHDFYLKMYYLSSAFNKSLDFDLILIDEAQDISDVMIAIVEEFKTNRIYVGDNFQQIYSFRYATNALAKIDLPSYNLTISFRFSDSYASFLQRYLNKAYSLNQSPNLKISGIDCETNIGLSYIDFSKQFCVISRTSFSLISYLIKYIQEKKKIYFEGGYSSYSFMNQTVYSIFYLKNRKNEKVTVEDLKPFSTIYELETFAKETKNQEYLNIIKFINTYGDNIFEINKRAKELVVTNKEEADVIFTTTHKAKGMEYEQVIMSDDFITIKDITNPKSNLSFLKIKEELNIFYVAATRVKSSIALASLE, encoded by the coding sequence ATGCAATTAACTAAAGAGCAAGAAACTATTGTAAATAGTTCTTTAAAATCTTTTAAAATAAATGCAGTTGCAGGAAGTGGAAAAACTACAACTCTTCTTTTATATGCACAAAAAAATCCAAATCTAAGGATTTTATATCTTGCATATAATAAATCTTTGCAGGTATCTATTCTGGATAAATTAAGAGAATTTCAAGTTCCAAATCTTACAACTAGCACAATTCACTCTTTTATTTATAAAAGAACTAGAGCTTTAAACTATAATTTAACAAATGAACTAAAAACAAATGTACTTGATAGATTAATCTCATATTATGAATTTGATACAAACAACAACTCATATTATGCTTCAAATGAATATTTAGCACTTCTTAGAGATTTAGTCAATTTTTACTGTAATAGTAGATTAAAAGAGCTTGATTTAAAACTTCTTGAAAACTTTATAAAGCAAAGTGATTTTGTAGCAAAAACTTTAGAACTTTTAAATAAAAATGAAGAGAAACTTCTAGAGCATTTAAAAGTAGTTTTAAAAGCTATGAAAACTAGACAAATAGATGCTACTCATGATTTTTATCTAAAAATGTATTACCTAAGTAGTGCATTTAATAAATCTTTAGATTTTGACTTAATTTTAATTGATGAAGCACAAGATATAAGCGATGTAATGATTGCAATTGTTGAAGAGTTTAAAACAAATAGAATCTATGTTGGAGATAATTTTCAACAAATTTATAGCTTTAGATATGCAACAAATGCTTTAGCAAAAATTGATTTGCCTTCTTATAATCTCACAATTAGTTTTAGATTTTCAGACTCATATGCTTCATTTTTACAAAGATATTTAAACAAAGCATACAGTTTAAATCAAAGCCCAAATTTAAAAATAAGTGGAATAGATTGCGAGACAAATATTGGTCTTTCATATATTGATTTTTCAAAACAATTTTGTGTGATTTCAAGAACATCTTTTTCACTAATAAGTTATCTAATAAAATATATTCAAGAGAAAAAAAAGATCTATTTTGAAGGTGGATATAGTTCTTACTCATTTATGAATCAAACTGTTTATTCAATATTTTATTTAAAAAATAGGAAAAATGAGAAAGTAACAGTTGAAGATCTAAAACCTTTTTCTACAATTTATGAGCTTGAAACCTTTGCAAAAGAGACAAAAAATCAGGAATATCTAAATATAATTAAATTTATAAATACTTACGGTGATAATATTTTTGAGATAAACAAAAGAGCAAAAGAGCTTGTTGTAACAAATAAAGAAGAAGCAGATGTTATATTTACAACAACCCATAAAGCAAAGGGAATGGAGTATGAACAAGTTATTATGAGTGATGATTTTATTACAATAAAAGATATAACAAACCCAAAATCAAATCTTAGTTTTCTTAAAATAAAAGAGGAATTAAATATATTTTATGTTGCAGCAACAAGAGTAAAAAGCTCTATTGCCTTGGCATCTTTGGAGTAG